AGCGCCACGTGCAGTTGCGGCGGGGCGTACTCCAGCAGCCACTGCAGCGCCAGCAGGATGGCTGGGTCGGAGACATGGTGCAGGTCATCGATCATCAGCACCAGTTCGCGCTGGCGCCGGGCCAGGCCCTGCACCAGCGTGATCGCCCACAGTTCGATCTCGGCCGCGTCGTGCCCGGCGGCCACCTGCCCGGCGGCCACCACTTGCGAGGCTTCGCGCGCGGCGGCGGGATCGGCCTCGGCAATGCTGGCGAGCAGGTAGTCGAGGAAGCGCGCCGGCTCGTTGTCCTCGGCCGCCAGCGACAGCCAGCAGACGTCGTAGCCCAGCGAGATCATGGCCTTGCGCCACGCCATCAGCGTGCTGGTCTTGCCGCTTCCCGCCTGGCCCTGGATCATCACGCAGCGGTGTCGGCGGGCGTCGAGCAGGCGGCCCATCAGCGCTTCGCGCGGCATCAGTTGCCGGGCGCCGCGCGGCGGCAGCACCTTGGTGCTGGTGATCGGCAGGATGGGACGCTCGCCCTCGGCCACGGCATGGCCGGGCGGCAGCAGCTGGCTCGTGCCTTGCGGCTCCTGCGGAACGTCCGGCGCATCCGCCATATCCAGCGCATGGCCGCCCGCCAGACCGTGCGGCACGGTCTGGCGGATCCAGCGATACGGCGTGGCGCTGCGCGACCGCGCAGCTGCCTCGATGGCTGCCAGGGCCTCCGGGATGGCGGCCGGGAAGCTCGACCGGCGCACCGTCTGCGCATCGCACAGGAACCGCTGCACCATGCGCAGCCAGGCGGCGCCGTTGGGCGCCAGTTGCACCATCACGCGCGGATGGCGCCGGACCCAGTGCTGGACGTCCGCATGCTGGTGGCTGGCGTAGTTGTCCGACAGGACCCAGATGTGCCGGTCCGCGGGCGTGGCCGCCTCCACGTCGCGCAGGAAGCCCAGCCAGCTTTCGTGCTGGCCGCCGCCGGCGCCGGTATCGCCAATCCCGCCGTCTAGCATCCGCAGCGCCGTCAGCAGCGACGCGGCAAGGCTGCGCTGGTGCGCCGGCAGCGAGCGCAGGTTCTGCCCCCCCGCCGCCGACGTGCCACCATCGGCCAGCGGATGCGCATGCTCGTCGAACGCCAGCACCAGCGCATGTTCGGGCCCGGCGGCGTAGAGGGCGACGATTTCGACAGCCCGCCCGCTGAAGCGGAACGGCGTCGGGCCGGTTGCACGGCCTGTGAAGCCGGAAGCAAGTCCCGCCGCGCGCCAGTGGCGCGAGACGCTTGCGGCGCTGACGCCCAGTTCCGCCGCCACGCCGCGCATGCTCCAGCCGCGCGGCGCGTCGGGGCCGTCCGCGCCGGTCAGCCTCGCCAGCCTCGTCATGTCCACCCTGACGGGCGGCGCGCCGCGCGGGAGGTCATGCAGGATGCCGCCAAGCCCGGCGTGGGCATAGCGCTCGCGCCAGCGCGCGACCTGCGCGCGCCCGATGCCGAGGCGGGGCGCGATCATCTTGTTTTGCTCGCCTTGCGCCGCCAGCAGGATGATGCGGGCGCGCTGCGCCACCTTGGCCGGGGTCTCCGGCGCGGTGGCAAGTGTTTCGAGCTGGGAGCGATCCTGGTCGGTCAGGATGATCTGGGGTGCTACACGCATATGCGCCTCTGCCGATGGGGCAGCCCTGCGCCGCGCCATGCCGGGGCGGCCGGGGACTGCCTGGGTGTCGGGGAAGCCGGGCTCAGTCGATGCTGGCGCCGGAGCGCTGGATGATGGCCTTCCACTTGCCGCGTTCGGATGCCACGAAGCTGTGGAACCGTTCGCCGCCAAGCGGCAGCGGCGCGGCGCCCATCCGCTGGATCTCGGCGATCACCGCCGGATCGGCCAGCAGACGGCCGATATCGGCCTGCCACCTGGCCACGACGGCCGCACTGGTGCGGGCGGGGAAGAACAGGCCGATCCACGACGTGGCTTCGGCGCCGGGATAGCCGGCCTCGGCCACGGTCGGCACCTGCGCCAGCGCGGGCAGGCGGGCCTTGCCCGTGACCGCGAGCGCGCGCAGCTTGCCGGCCTGGATCTGCGGCAGCGTGGAAACGGGGTAGTCGAAGGTCATGTCGACCTGTCCCGCCAGCAGGTCATTGATGACGGGCGCGCTGCCCTTGTAGGGGATGTGAACGAACTTCACTCCTGCCTGGGCCTGGAACAGTTCGGCGGCGAGGTGCGTCCCCGTGCCGTTGCCCACCGACGCCACGGTCAGCTTGCCGGGATTGGCCCTGGCGTACGTGACCAGGTCCCTGACCGAGCGGAACGGCAACTGGCTGTTCACCACCAGGATATTGGGAATGGTGACCAGGCCTTGCGCCGCGACGAAGTCCTTCTCCGGATCGAAGCGCAGCGACTTGTACAGGAACTGGTTGCCGGCAACCATGCCCTGCGTGCCCATCAGGACCGTGTAGCCGTCAGGCTGCGCACGCGCGCCGATTTCCGCGGCAATGTTGCCGCCGGCGCCGCCCCGGTTGTCGATCACCACCTGGATGCCGAAGTCCCTGGCCATATGCGAGGCGACCAGCCGGGCCAGCTGGTCGGTGATGCCGCCTGGCGGCGCGGGCACCACCATCGTGACCGGCCTGGCGGGATACCCGTCCTGGGCACGCGCGGGCGTTGCGCCCGTCGCGGCGGCAAGGCCGCACGCGACGGCGGCTGCCGCCGCCAGGGTTGTCCTGAAGCGCCCCGGAAGGCGGGCGAGGCGGGAGAACCGGGGATGCCGGTTCCGGATTTGTGACTGCATGTCCAACCATCTCCTGTGTATCGCACCGGTCTCTTGCCGGATCCTCGGTGCCTTGTATCGCCATGATTTCTACGAGATATCGTGGCAATCAACCAGATATCGATGATTGATACTACGTCTTTTCGTAGAACTCCGCCATATACCGTAGGAAAACCCCTACTCCGGTCCGAATGCTGTTCAGTCAACCACCGTCGGAATGACAGTAGGGTCCGGAAGGGAACGACCCGCCACCCGGTATCAAGGCAGCGTTTCGGCCAGCCGCCGGACATGCGCCTCGCCATCGCCAAACAGCTGCTCCATGACGTGGATGCGCCGCAGGCAATGCGCGACCGCGTATTCCTCGGTCATGCCGATACCGCCATGCGCCTGGATCGCGGCATGACAGACCGAGCGCGCGTGAGTGCCGATGATCACCTTGGCGCGCGACAGCTCGGTGGCGGCGTCTTCGTGCCCCGGCTCGTCGCTCGCCAGCGCGGCGGCGACCGCCATGCTGCGCGCCAGTTCGACGCTCACGCACATGTCGGCAATCCGGTGCCGCATCGCCTGGTAATCACCGATGGGGCGGCCGAACTGGCGGCGCGTGCGCACGTAGTCGGTCGTCAGCGCCAGCGCCGCCTCCATCGCGCCGACCACATCGGCGCAGGCGGCCGCAATGCCGGCCGCCGCGACGGCGCGGATCGCGGAAGCTGCGCAGGCGGTGCCGGCGGGATCGCCCAGCGGCTCCGCCCGTGCGTGGTGCAGCGACACGTCCGCCGCCGCCGTGTCGTCGAGCAGGCGATACGCACGCATTGCCACGCCATCATCCTTCGGATCGACGATGAACAACGCCAGCCCGTCCTCGTCCTCCGCCTCGCCGCGCACGCGCGCCGTGACCACGAGGCGTGACGCCTCGGCGCCGTGCAGCACGCCAGCCTTTCCGCCATCGAGCCGCCAGCCGTCAGGCCCGGCATGCGCGGTCGTTTCGACCCACAGCGGGGCATGCCGGCCAGCCGACTCGTCGTGCGCCCAGGCAAGCCGCAGCGTGCCGTCGGCCAGGCCCGGCAGCAGCGCCGCCTTCTGCGCCGCGGTGCCGGCCTCGCGCACGGCGGTGGTGGCAAGCACGGCCGAGGCCAGGTAGGGCTCGATCACCAGCGCCCGCCCCAGCGCCTGCATGACCGGCAGCCGGTCTTCCGCGCCGCCGCCGAGGCCACCGAACGTTTCGGGAATGCCGAGCGCGGTGACGCCCAGGCTGGCCAGGCGCGTCCAGGTTTCCGGGTCGGTGCCGGTCCCGGTGCGGCCCAGCGCCCGGCGCCGCT
This genomic interval from Cupriavidus oxalaticus contains the following:
- a CDS encoding Bug family tripartite tricarboxylate transporter substrate binding protein, with product MQSQIRNRHPRFSRLARLPGRFRTTLAAAAAVACGLAAATGATPARAQDGYPARPVTMVVPAPPGGITDQLARLVASHMARDFGIQVVIDNRGGAGGNIAAEIGARAQPDGYTVLMGTQGMVAGNQFLYKSLRFDPEKDFVAAQGLVTIPNILVVNSQLPFRSVRDLVTYARANPGKLTVASVGNGTGTHLAAELFQAQAGVKFVHIPYKGSAPVINDLLAGQVDMTFDYPVSTLPQIQAGKLRALAVTGKARLPALAQVPTVAEAGYPGAEATSWIGLFFPARTSAAVVARWQADIGRLLADPAVIAEIQRMGAAPLPLGGERFHSFVASERGKWKAIIQRSGASID
- a CDS encoding acyl-CoA dehydrogenase family protein; this translates as MNFDLNDEQRQLADSLSRLLADHYGFERRRALGRTGTGTDPETWTRLASLGVTALGIPETFGGLGGGAEDRLPVMQALGRALVIEPYLASAVLATTAVREAGTAAQKAALLPGLADGTLRLAWAHDESAGRHAPLWVETTAHAGPDGWRLDGGKAGVLHGAEASRLVVTARVRGEAEDEDGLALFIVDPKDDGVAMRAYRLLDDTAAADVSLHHARAEPLGDPAGTACAASAIRAVAAAGIAAACADVVGAMEAALALTTDYVRTRRQFGRPIGDYQAMRHRIADMCVSVELARSMAVAAALASDEPGHEDAATELSRAKVIIGTHARSVCHAAIQAHGGIGMTEEYAVAHCLRRIHVMEQLFGDGEAHVRRLAETLP